Proteins co-encoded in one Ruegeria sp. HKCCD4315 genomic window:
- a CDS encoding C1 family peptidase, translated as MSGAIDKKFVTARGVRKDWVDLRDQLFVPGLSILLDSVSLDHKLTDPIPGTDLRQPIFGVRNQKHTQRCVGYSLAALIDIQRCLQLLRRPDGQTKLEQKRDTLRTDIASADMLYRMAYFHDRYPDNNEQQEVAGIRSLRSAIKGFYHHGACLDWPMDTQATEESRWQSTSYFPQSKDNQTYYPSVAQAKKAREIGLGAYFRLASSLNHYHSALNQAEAVLVSTQIHDGWLNVTAANGGIIPWPPKEGLIGYHAVVLTGYDSNGFHVLNSWGSDWGGYRGQAGIALWSYADWAKNIIDAWVLRLGVPAPKAFDVSIGEQGLNRLYQPIQSGSTPCFELVGHFMHLDDGLHVSTGSYPSFPSGWAKTCAYLKDTLKSKRKKLAKSEQPYKGVLVWIPGSLEGIKPAFDAAVSRKRAIKDLELYPYSVFWCNSFAETSLEVFDVLFDDCAQQAGERAQHLDALIEERVRGIGRAFWREIETSAKKTLRGPTEHPTEPPQTDDDWPGYVTCFLRDLIALKDQTQCEIHLVCEGAGALVVHEMLLLIAEDKKRPAKRQLLSNHDATTLFDTLHLVHPVIGLRRASRYLTPCLEAMNGEQTGKDRSPSRSQTPIVTPRVDLSDKQLSGIRGRIYVPAPSLEKTLHFGRYSKPLLHLVAHAFEDPNYVLSETGTVQRGQHRDFLGAADIAGNRDFPAQSAIFQLNRISKQSESGDPVTQSDLMRDPTITESIFKTIRDRRK; from the coding sequence GTGTCTGGTGCTATAGACAAAAAGTTTGTTACAGCGCGCGGTGTCCGCAAGGACTGGGTCGATTTGAGGGATCAACTGTTTGTGCCTGGCCTGTCCATCCTTTTGGACAGTGTGTCACTTGACCACAAACTAACGGATCCCATCCCCGGCACGGATTTGAGGCAGCCGATCTTTGGCGTCCGCAATCAAAAGCACACACAGCGTTGCGTCGGATATTCGCTGGCCGCTCTGATCGACATTCAACGCTGTTTGCAATTGCTGCGCCGCCCTGACGGACAGACCAAGTTGGAGCAGAAAAGGGATACACTTCGTACGGATATCGCCAGCGCGGACATGCTGTACAGGATGGCCTATTTCCATGACCGTTACCCAGACAACAACGAGCAGCAGGAAGTCGCGGGCATACGCTCGCTCCGTTCTGCCATAAAGGGGTTTTACCATCACGGTGCCTGTCTGGACTGGCCCATGGACACTCAAGCCACTGAAGAAAGCAGGTGGCAAAGCACAAGCTATTTCCCGCAAAGCAAAGACAATCAAACCTACTACCCGTCTGTCGCCCAGGCGAAAAAGGCGCGTGAAATCGGGTTAGGAGCCTATTTTCGCCTCGCATCATCGCTCAACCACTATCATTCGGCGCTCAACCAGGCCGAGGCTGTATTGGTCTCGACCCAAATCCATGACGGGTGGCTGAATGTGACAGCAGCCAACGGAGGCATCATCCCTTGGCCCCCCAAAGAAGGCCTGATTGGATATCATGCGGTGGTTCTGACAGGATATGACAGCAACGGGTTTCATGTTTTGAATTCCTGGGGTTCGGACTGGGGCGGGTACCGTGGACAAGCGGGCATCGCACTTTGGTCTTATGCCGATTGGGCAAAAAACATCATTGACGCTTGGGTTCTGCGGCTTGGTGTGCCTGCACCAAAGGCCTTTGACGTCTCTATCGGCGAACAAGGGTTAAACCGGCTGTACCAACCCATTCAATCCGGTTCGACACCCTGCTTCGAACTGGTCGGCCATTTCATGCATCTGGACGATGGTCTGCATGTATCGACAGGATCCTATCCCTCGTTTCCTTCTGGCTGGGCGAAAACCTGCGCCTATCTGAAAGACACGCTGAAATCCAAACGGAAAAAACTTGCGAAGTCGGAACAGCCCTACAAGGGTGTGCTGGTCTGGATACCCGGCAGTCTGGAGGGGATAAAACCCGCCTTTGATGCCGCTGTGTCGCGCAAACGCGCAATCAAGGACCTTGAACTGTATCCTTATTCCGTTTTCTGGTGCAATAGCTTCGCGGAAACCTCGCTAGAGGTTTTTGACGTTCTCTTTGACGATTGCGCGCAGCAGGCCGGGGAGCGCGCCCAGCATCTGGATGCGCTGATCGAAGAGCGCGTGCGCGGCATTGGCCGGGCTTTTTGGCGCGAAATCGAAACCAGCGCAAAGAAAACCCTGCGCGGCCCAACCGAACACCCGACCGAGCCACCGCAAACCGACGATGACTGGCCGGGCTATGTAACCTGCTTTCTGCGCGATCTGATTGCATTGAAGGACCAAACGCAGTGCGAAATTCATTTGGTCTGTGAAGGCGCTGGCGCGTTGGTCGTGCACGAGATGCTATTGTTGATTGCCGAGGACAAGAAAAGACCGGCCAAACGGCAGCTTCTTTCAAACCACGATGCCACGACCCTGTTCGATACGTTGCATCTGGTTCACCCGGTCATCGGCCTTCGGCGCGCCAGCCGGTACCTGACACCTTGCCTTGAGGCGATGAATGGCGAGCAAACCGGGAAGGACCGATCACCCAGCCGGTCGCAAACCCCAATCGTCACACCGCGAGTCGATTTGTCGGACAAGCAACTGTCAGGCATCCGGGGTCGGATTTACGTGCCCGCCCCGAGCCTTGAGAAAACCCTGCACTTTGGCCGTTACAGCAAGCCGCTGCTGCATCTGGTGGCGCACGCCTTCGAAGATCCCAACTACGTCCTGTCGGAAACCGGTACTGTTCAGCGGGGTCAGCATCGCGATTTTCTGGGTGCGGCCGACATTGCGGGCAATCGGGATTTTCCGGCCCAATCGGCAATTTTCCAACTCAACCGCATATCGAAGCAATCGGAATCCGGTGATCCGGTTACGCAATCGGACCTGATGCGGGACCCCACAATTACTGAAAGCATTTTTAAAACCATCCGGGACCGACGCAAGTAA